A DNA window from Streptomyces sp. 71268 contains the following coding sequences:
- a CDS encoding sugar phosphate isomerase/epimerase family protein, with protein sequence MKLAFSTLGVPGLPIPDVVELAVDHGYQGVELRAHPEEPVHVGIGAAERADVAARFRAAGLTVLAVAGYTRVAEAGDDGPVIDDLRQHLALARDLGAPYARVFPGGGDQDPAEADATAARRLAAVAPYANDLGVRLLLETHDSHRTAADACRVLGLVGHLSVGAVWDVLHTWLGGEDPVASHAALAPHLGYVQVKDVASAEDTSPLPLGRGTLPLAACLTALVRANFADTARDAPADGWVSWEYEKRWHPEATELPTLLDAGRDHLRGLLAAAAGTGSVTRESQRREPGQHP encoded by the coding sequence GTGAAGCTCGCCTTTTCCACCCTCGGCGTGCCCGGCCTGCCGATCCCCGACGTCGTGGAACTCGCCGTGGACCACGGATACCAGGGCGTCGAACTGCGAGCCCACCCCGAGGAACCGGTCCACGTCGGCATCGGCGCGGCCGAACGGGCCGACGTCGCGGCGCGGTTCCGCGCCGCCGGGCTGACCGTGCTCGCCGTCGCCGGCTATACGCGGGTCGCCGAGGCCGGCGACGACGGCCCGGTCATCGACGACCTGCGGCAACACCTCGCGCTCGCCCGCGACCTCGGCGCCCCGTACGCGCGCGTCTTCCCCGGTGGCGGCGACCAGGACCCCGCCGAGGCCGACGCGACGGCCGCCCGCCGGCTGGCCGCCGTCGCGCCGTACGCGAACGACCTCGGCGTACGGCTGCTGCTTGAGACCCACGACTCGCACCGCACCGCGGCCGACGCCTGCCGGGTGCTGGGCCTGGTCGGGCACCTGAGCGTGGGGGCCGTCTGGGACGTGCTGCACACCTGGCTCGGCGGCGAGGACCCGGTGGCCTCGCACGCCGCGCTCGCCCCGCACCTGGGTTACGTGCAGGTCAAGGACGTGGCCTCGGCCGAGGACACGTCCCCGCTGCCGCTCGGCCGGGGCACGCTGCCGCTGGCCGCGTGCCTGACCGCGCTCGTACGGGCCAACTTCGCCGACACCGCGCGGGACGCGCCGGCCGATGGCTGGGTGAGCTGGGAGTACGAGAAGCGCTGGCACCCGGAGGCGACCGAGTTGCCCACGCTGCTCGACGCGGGCCGGGACCACCTGCGCGGGCTGCTGGCCGCCGCCGCTGGCACGGGGTCGGTCACGCGGGAGAGCCAGCGGCGGGAGCCGGGCCAGCACCCGTAG
- a CDS encoding LacI family DNA-binding transcriptional regulator, whose protein sequence is MTVTLADVAARAGVSPATVSRVLSGNYPVAEATRARVLRAVDDLDYVVNGPASALAAANSDLVGILVNDIADPFFGIMAGAIQSEMGPATAPAAADAWAPGQAPGGPQGRAATGPAGPATAAEKLAVVCNTNGSPERELTYLTLLQRQRAAAVVLTGSAADGPEHTERLAAKVARLVAAGTRVVLCGRPPVAGALALTFDNRGGARRLTEHLLTLGHRRVGYIAGPAERTTTRHRLEGHLAALAAHGLPAPTPEARPGGAHAAAPEPPPLVVHGAYDRASGYDAACELLRREPGITALVAANDTVALGAYAALRDMGLSIPRDVSVTGFDDLPFSADAAPALSTVRLPLYEAGARAGRLALGREAPPPGGVAMIRAELMIRDSTAPPPAPGR, encoded by the coding sequence ATGACGGTGACCCTGGCCGACGTAGCGGCGCGCGCCGGGGTGTCGCCGGCCACCGTCTCCCGGGTGCTCAGCGGGAACTACCCGGTCGCGGAGGCCACCCGGGCCCGGGTGCTGCGGGCCGTCGACGACCTGGACTACGTGGTCAACGGGCCGGCCAGCGCGCTCGCGGCGGCCAACTCGGACCTCGTCGGCATCCTCGTCAACGACATCGCCGACCCCTTCTTCGGGATCATGGCGGGCGCCATCCAGTCCGAGATGGGCCCCGCCACCGCCCCGGCCGCCGCCGACGCGTGGGCGCCGGGCCAGGCGCCCGGTGGGCCGCAGGGCAGGGCCGCGACCGGCCCCGCCGGCCCGGCGACGGCGGCCGAGAAGCTGGCCGTCGTGTGCAACACCAACGGCTCCCCCGAGCGCGAACTCACCTACCTCACGCTGCTCCAGCGCCAGCGCGCCGCGGCCGTCGTCCTCACCGGCAGCGCGGCCGACGGCCCCGAGCACACCGAGCGGCTGGCGGCCAAGGTGGCCAGGCTGGTCGCCGCCGGCACCCGGGTGGTGCTGTGCGGCAGGCCCCCGGTGGCCGGCGCGCTCGCGCTCACCTTCGACAACCGGGGCGGCGCCAGGCGGCTCACCGAGCACCTGCTCACCCTCGGCCACCGCCGCGTCGGCTACATCGCGGGCCCCGCCGAGCGCACCACCACCCGCCACCGGCTCGAGGGACACCTCGCCGCGCTGGCCGCGCACGGCCTCCCGGCCCCGACGCCGGAGGCCCGGCCGGGCGGGGCCCACGCGGCGGCGCCCGAACCGCCGCCGCTGGTCGTGCACGGGGCGTACGACCGGGCCTCCGGATACGACGCGGCGTGCGAACTCCTGCGCCGCGAGCCCGGCATCACCGCGCTGGTCGCGGCCAACGACACGGTCGCGCTCGGCGCCTACGCCGCGCTGCGCGACATGGGCCTGAGCATCCCCCGGGACGTGTCGGTCACCGGCTTCGACGACCTGCCGTTCAGCGCGGACGCGGCCCCGGCGCTCAGCACCGTACGGCTGCCCCTGTACGAGGCGGGCGCGCGGGCGGGGCGGCTGGCACTCGGGCGGGAAGCCCCGCCGCCGGGTGGGGTGGCCATGATCCGCGCCGAGCTGATGATCCGGGACTCGACCGCGCCGCCCCCCGCGCCCGGGCGCTGA